The following coding sequences lie in one Fundulus heteroclitus isolate FHET01 chromosome 20, MU-UCD_Fhet_4.1, whole genome shotgun sequence genomic window:
- the gnb1b gene encoding guanine nucleotide binding protein (G protein), beta polypeptide 1b yields MSELDQLRQEAEQLKNQIRDARKACADATLSQMTASIDPVGRIQMRTRRTLRGHLAKIYAMHWGTDSRLLVSASQDGKLIIWDSYTTNKVHAIPLRSSWVMTCAYAPSGNYVACGGLDNICSIYNLKTREGNVRVSRELAGHTGYLSCCRFIDDNQIVTSSGDTTCALWDIETGQQTTTFAGHTGDVMSLSLSPDLRSFVSGACDASAKLWDVREGMCRQTFTGHESDINAICFFPNGNAFATGSDDATCRLFDLRADQELMIYSHDNIICGITSVAFSKSGRLLLAGYDDFNCNVWDTLKADRAGVLAGHDNRVSCLGVTDDGMAVATGSWDSFLKIWN; encoded by the exons ATGAGTGAACTGGACCAGTTACGCCAAGAGGCAGAGCAGCTCAAAAATCAGATAAGA gaTGCTAGAAAAGCATGTGCAGATGCCACACTATCACAG ATGACGGCTAGCATTGACCCCGTTGGCCGAATCCAGATGCGTACAAGACGAACGCTGCGGGGTCATCTGGCCAAAATCTATGCCATGCACTGGGGGACAGATTCCAG gcTTTTGGTCAGCGCCTCTCAAGATGGAAAACTCATTATTTGGGATAGCTATACCACAAACAAG GTTCATGCCATTCCACTTCGATCTTCCTGGGTCATGACTTGTGCATACGCACCTTCAGGAAACTATGTGGCCTGTGGTGGCTTAGACAACATCTGCTCCATCTACAACCTGAAAACACGTGAGGGGAATGTACGTGTGAGCCGTGAGCTCGCAGGACATACAG GATACCTGTCCTGTTGTCGCTTTATTGACGACAACCAGATTGTTACCAGCTCTGGAGATACCACTTg TGCCCTTTGGGACATTGAGACAGGCCAGCAGACGACCACATTTGCCGGACACACAGGTGACGTCATGAGCCTGTCTCTTAGCCCTGACCTGCGGTCATTTGTCTCTGGTGCTTGCGATGCCTCTGCTAAACTCTGGGATGTTCGAGAGGGCATGTGCAGGCAGACTTTTACCGGCCACGAGTCTGACATTAATGCTATCTGT TTCTTCCCTAATGGCAATGCCTTCGCCACGGGCTCCGACGACGCCACCTGCAGGCTGTTCGATCTGCGAGCTGATCAAGAACTGATGATCTACTCTCACGACAACATCATATGTGGCATTACCTCCGTTGCATTCTCAAAGAGCGGCCGCCTTCTGCTGGCAGGATACGATGACTTTAACTGTAATGTGTGGGACACACTAAAAGCTGACCGTGCCG gtgTGTTGGCTGGACATGACAACCGCGTTAGCTGCCTGGGAGTTACTGATGACGGCATGGCAGTTGCAACGGGATCCTGGGACAGTTTTCTGAAGATCTGGAATTGA
- the tardbp gene encoding TAR DNA-binding protein 43 isoform X1 codes for MAEGYIRVAEEENEEPMEIPAEDDGTVLLSTVAAQFPGACGLRFRSPVSQCMRGVRLVEGVLHAPENGWGNVVYVVNYPKDNKRKMDEIDASSAVKMKRGDMKTSDLIVLGLPWKTTEQDLKDYFSTFGEVIMVQVKRDAKTGNSKGFGFVRFTEYEAQEKVISQRHMIDGRWCDCKLPNSKVNMQGPDEPLRSRKVFVGRCTEDMTTDDLRQFFMQYGEVTDVFIPKPFRAFAFVTFADDQVAQSLCGEDLIIKGVSVHISNAEPKHGNRQFDRTARFGNGFGAQAFGSNRSGLGSSANSSLANFGSFSLNPAMMAAAQAALQSSWGMMGMLASQQQTSTSGSSSSGTSSSRDQAQSFSTGNSNYGTSSASLGWGSGSNSTTSGSGFSSGFGSSMESKSSGWGM; via the exons ATGGCCGAGGGGTACATTCGGGTGGCAGAGGAGGAAAACGAGGAGCCCATGGAGATCCCGGCCGAGGACGACGGCACGGTTCTGCTGTCGACGGTTGCGGCTCAGTTTCCAGGCGCGTGCGGCCTACGGTTCAGGAGCCCCGTGTCCCAGTGCATGCGTGGAGTACGTCTCGTGGAGGGGGTCCTGCACGCGCCAGAAAACGGATGGGGGAACGTCGTTTACGTCGTGAACTACCCAAAAG acaaCAAAAGGAAAATGGATGAAATTGATGCCTCTTCTGCTGTGAAAATGAAGAGGGGGGACATGAAGACATCAGACCTGATCGTTCTGGGTCTCCCTTGGAAAACAACTGAACAGGACCTGAAAGATTACTTTAGCACGTTTGGAGAAGTCATAATGGTTCAG GTAAAACGGGATGCGAAGACCGGTAACTCTAAAGGATTCGGCTTTGTGAGGTTCACGGAGTATGAAGCCCAGGAGAAGGTGATCTCCCAGCGCCATATGATCGACGGGAGATGGTGTGACTGCAAGCTTCCTAACTCGAAGGTGAATATG CAAGGTCCAGATGAGCCACTGAGGAGCCGGAAAGTGTTTGTTGGGCGTTGCACAGAGGACATGACCACAGATGATCTCCGTCAGTTCTTCATGCAGTACGGAGAAGTCACAGACGTCTTTATCCCCAAGCCGTTCCGTGCTTTTGCCTTTGTTACCTTCGCAGACGATCAG GTGGCCCAGTCTCTCTGCGGAGAGGACCTCATCATCAAAGGAGTCAGTGTTCACATCTCAAACGCTGAGCCCAAACACGGCAATAGGCAGTTTGATCGCACGGCCCGGTTCGGAAACGGTTTCGGGGCCCAGGCGTTCGGTAGCAACCGCAGTGGGTTGGGGAGCAGCGCCAACAGTAGTCTGGCCAATTTCGGTTCCTTTAGCCTGAACCCGGCCATGATGGCCGCTGCTCAGGCCGCTCTGCAGAGTAGCTGGGGCATGATGGGTATGCTGGCCAGCCAGCAGCAGACGTCCACCTCAGGCAGCAGCTCTAGCGGGACAAGCTCAAGCAGGGACCAGGCTCAGTCTTTCAGCACAGGCAACAGCAACTACGGCACCAGCTCGGCTAGTCTGGGCTGGGGCTCAGGGTCTAACTCTACAACCAGCGGTAGCGGGTTTAGCTCAGGGTTTGGGTCCAGCATGGAGTCAAAGTCTTCTGGGTGGGGTATGTGA
- the tardbp gene encoding TAR DNA-binding protein 43 isoform X2 produces MAEGYIRVAEEENEEPMEIPAEDDGTVLLSTVAAQFPGACGLRFRSPVSQCMRGVRLVEGVLHAPENGWGNVVYVVNYPKDNKRKMDEIDASSAVKMKRGDMKTSDLIVLGLPWKTTEQDLKDYFSTFGEVIMVQVKRDAKTGNSKGFGFVRFTEYEAQEKVISQRHMIDGRWCDCKLPNSKQGPDEPLRSRKVFVGRCTEDMTTDDLRQFFMQYGEVTDVFIPKPFRAFAFVTFADDQVAQSLCGEDLIIKGVSVHISNAEPKHGNRQFDRTARFGNGFGAQAFGSNRSGLGSSANSSLANFGSFSLNPAMMAAAQAALQSSWGMMGMLASQQQTSTSGSSSSGTSSSRDQAQSFSTGNSNYGTSSASLGWGSGSNSTTSGSGFSSGFGSSMESKSSGWGM; encoded by the exons ATGGCCGAGGGGTACATTCGGGTGGCAGAGGAGGAAAACGAGGAGCCCATGGAGATCCCGGCCGAGGACGACGGCACGGTTCTGCTGTCGACGGTTGCGGCTCAGTTTCCAGGCGCGTGCGGCCTACGGTTCAGGAGCCCCGTGTCCCAGTGCATGCGTGGAGTACGTCTCGTGGAGGGGGTCCTGCACGCGCCAGAAAACGGATGGGGGAACGTCGTTTACGTCGTGAACTACCCAAAAG acaaCAAAAGGAAAATGGATGAAATTGATGCCTCTTCTGCTGTGAAAATGAAGAGGGGGGACATGAAGACATCAGACCTGATCGTTCTGGGTCTCCCTTGGAAAACAACTGAACAGGACCTGAAAGATTACTTTAGCACGTTTGGAGAAGTCATAATGGTTCAG GTAAAACGGGATGCGAAGACCGGTAACTCTAAAGGATTCGGCTTTGTGAGGTTCACGGAGTATGAAGCCCAGGAGAAGGTGATCTCCCAGCGCCATATGATCGACGGGAGATGGTGTGACTGCAAGCTTCCTAACTCGAAG CAAGGTCCAGATGAGCCACTGAGGAGCCGGAAAGTGTTTGTTGGGCGTTGCACAGAGGACATGACCACAGATGATCTCCGTCAGTTCTTCATGCAGTACGGAGAAGTCACAGACGTCTTTATCCCCAAGCCGTTCCGTGCTTTTGCCTTTGTTACCTTCGCAGACGATCAG GTGGCCCAGTCTCTCTGCGGAGAGGACCTCATCATCAAAGGAGTCAGTGTTCACATCTCAAACGCTGAGCCCAAACACGGCAATAGGCAGTTTGATCGCACGGCCCGGTTCGGAAACGGTTTCGGGGCCCAGGCGTTCGGTAGCAACCGCAGTGGGTTGGGGAGCAGCGCCAACAGTAGTCTGGCCAATTTCGGTTCCTTTAGCCTGAACCCGGCCATGATGGCCGCTGCTCAGGCCGCTCTGCAGAGTAGCTGGGGCATGATGGGTATGCTGGCCAGCCAGCAGCAGACGTCCACCTCAGGCAGCAGCTCTAGCGGGACAAGCTCAAGCAGGGACCAGGCTCAGTCTTTCAGCACAGGCAACAGCAACTACGGCACCAGCTCGGCTAGTCTGGGCTGGGGCTCAGGGTCTAACTCTACAACCAGCGGTAGCGGGTTTAGCTCAGGGTTTGGGTCCAGCATGGAGTCAAAGTCTTCTGGGTGGGGTATGTGA
- the cenps gene encoding centromere protein S, with translation MLKDEETRQGLKAAVHYTVGCMCRELGEEHRREFSRQTVAAIAETAFRECDIFAKDLEAFARHAKRSTVSAEDVKLLARRSAALYKHIQNKSEELAREQRDSRKRKSRDTEEESRE, from the exons ATGTTAAAGGACGAGGAAACCCGTCAG GGGCTGAAGGCAGCGGTTCACTACACGGTGGGCTGCATGTGTCGGGAGCTCGGAGAGGAGCACCGGAGGGAGTTCAGCCGGCAGACCGTGGCAGCCATAGCCGAGACCGCGTTCAGAGAGTGCG acatATTTGCCAAAGATCTAGAAGCTTTTGCGAG ACACGCTAAAAGAAGCACGGTGTCTGCAGAGGATGTGAAACTTCTAGCCCGTCGCAGTGCTGCTCTG tacaagcacatacaaaataaaagcgAAGAACTGGCGCGGGAGCAGAGAGATTCcaggaagaggaagagcagagacaccgaggaggagagcagagaaTGA
- the rbp7b gene encoding retinoid-binding protein 7, producing the protein MPADYNGTWDMVSNENLDGYMVALDINFATRKIASMLKPQKVIKQDGDSFTFQTISSVLTYKSSFTVGEEFEEVTKGMDNRKCQSVVNWDGDKLVCVQKGEKRNRGWTHWIQGDELHLELTCDGHVCKQVFKRRT; encoded by the exons ATGCCTGCAGACTACAATGGAACATGGGATATGGTCAGCAATGAAAATTTGGATGGTTACATGGTTGCACTTg ACATCAACTTTGCAACACGCAAGATCGCCTCCATGCTGAAGCCTCAGAAGGTGATCAAACAAGATGGAGATTCTTTCACCTTCCAGACCATCTCCTCTGTGTTAACTTACAAAAGTTCCTTCACAGTCGGGGAGGAGTTCGAAGAGGTGACCAAGGGAATGGACAACCGCAAGTGCCAG TCTGTGGTCAACTGGGACGGTGACAAGCTGGTGTGTGTTCAGAAAGGAGAGAAGAGAAACAGGGGCTGGACTCACTGGATTCAGGGAGATGAGCTTCATCTG gagctaACCTGTGACGGTCACGTTTGCAAGCAAGTCTTTAAAAGGAGGACATAG
- the LOC118556657 gene encoding uncharacterized protein LOC118556657, which translates to MFLYMLVFMAYHGSRCIPLNRRLKFQIVNVVFMVVVLAPQLYVMGRPRSSRYCRQPLLNNLSASVALSIVASGLAVVFTLLDPVPQGLWAAYHVFGLLSCGHGLCTAILTLTAAACAKTTTELYYLSVALTVASAFSTGFFTVRSGLGLTNRQAATGTSRNNG; encoded by the exons ATGTTTCTCTACATGCTGGTCTTCATGGCCTACCACGGCAGCAGATGCATCCCGCTGAATCGGAGGCTGAAATT CCAGATAGTGAACGTAGTGTTCATGGTGGTGGTTCTGGCCCCTCAGCTCTACGTCATGGGGAG GCCAAGATCCTCCAGATACTGCAGGCAACCTCTTCTGAACAACCTGTCGGCGTCTGTAGCCCTGTCCATCGTCGCTTCAG GTCTTGCAGTGGTATTCACGCTGCTAGATCCGGTTCCTCAGGGCCTGTGGGCTGCCTATCATGTGTTTGGACTTTTGTCATGCGGGCATGGGCTGTGCACCGCCATCCTGACTCTCACAGCAGCCGCttgt GCCAAAACCACCACAGAGCTGTACTACCTGTCGGTCGCTCTAACGGTCGCCTCGGCGTTCAGCACAG GTTTCTTCACGGTGAGATCAGGACTGGGGTTGACCAACAGGCAGGCGGCGACGGGGACGAGCAGAAACAACGGGTGA